The proteins below are encoded in one region of Phaseolus vulgaris cultivar G19833 chromosome 1, P. vulgaris v2.0, whole genome shotgun sequence:
- the LOC137813362 gene encoding serine/threonine protein phosphatase 2A 57 kDa regulatory subunit B' kappa isoform-like: protein MLRQILSKLPRKSLKPDSDESTWGDSARSADSPRVAGKSQRPHGGSSTAAKRASSSAVFPASMVSGFEPLVPFKDVANAEKMNLFVSKLSLCCVTFDFCDPSKSVADKDVKRKTLVELVDFVACGTVRFSEPAILALCRMCAFNLFRVFPPNYRTGGGENDDDEPMFDPAWPHLQLVYELLLKFISSSCLDAKVAKKYIDHSFIARLLGLFDSEDPRERDCLKAILHRIYGKFMVHRPYIRKSINNIFYRFVFETEKHSGIGELLEIFGSVITGFALPLKEEHKIFMWRVLVPLHKPKSIGVYFQQLSYCVMQFIEKEPKLASIVIRGLLKYWPATNSQKEVIFLGELEEILEVINMVEFQRIMVPLFWRIGCCINSLHFQVAERALFLWNNDHIVNLIAHNRQVILSIIFPALDRNVQSHWNPAVVNLTHNIRKMFLEMDEKLFISCHNHFKEEEAILTSAAEKRKEAWEQLEHAASLRPVIGNTAVLVS from the exons ATGCTCCGGCAAATCCTCAGTAAGCTTCCTCGGAAGTCATTGAAACCCGACTCGGACGAGTCGACTTGGGGTGACTCGGCGCGTTCCGCCGACTCGCCACGCGTCGCCGGCAAAAGCCAAAGACCACATGGCGGCAGTTCCACCGCAGCGAAGCGAGCTTCGTCATCGGCGGTGTTTCCGGCGAGCATGGTTTCCGGATTTGAACCTTTGGTGCCGTTTAAGGATGTTGCTAATGCCGAGAAGATGAACCTGTTCGTGAGCAAGTTGAGCCTTTGTTGTGTCACATTTGATTTCTGTGACCCTAGTAAGAGCGTTGCAGATAAAGATGTGAAAAGGAAGACTTTGGTTGAGCTTGTTGATTTTGTGGCTTGTGGGACAGTGAGGTTTAGTGAGCCTGCTATCCTTGCTTTGTGTAGAATGTGTGCTTTCAATTTGTTTAGAGTTTTTCCTCCTAATTATAGGACAGGTGGTGGTGAGAATGACGATGATGAACCTATGTTTGATCCTGCTTGGCCACATTTGCAACTTGTGTATGAATTGCTGCTTAAGTTTATCTCTTCTTCGTGCCTCGATGCCAAGGTGGCGAAAAAGTATATTGATCATTCGTTTATTGCCAGATTGCTTGGGTTGTTTGATTCGGAGGATCCTAGGGAAAGGGATTGCTTGAAGGCGATTCTGCATAGGATTTATGGGAAGTTTATGGTGCATAGACCCTATATTCGAAAATCTATTAACAATATATTTTATCGCTTTGTGTTTGAGACTGAGAAGCACAGTGGGATCGGTGAGTTGTTGGAGATTTTTGGGAGTGTGATTACTGGGTTTGCTTTACCCTTGAAAGAGGAACACAAAATCTTCATGTGGAGGGTTTTGGTCCCCTTGCACAAGCCGAAATCAATCGGGGTCTACTTTCAGCAATTGTCTTACTGTGTTATGCAATTTATAGAGAAGGAGCCCAAGTTAGCGAGCATTGTCATAAGGGGTTTGTTGAAATATTGGCCAGCAACAAATAGTCAGAAAGAGGTGATCTTTCTGGGTGAACTTGAAGAAATTTTGGAAGTAATTAACATGGTAGAGTTCCAGAGGATCATGGTTCCTTTGTTTTGGCGGATTGGATGCTGCATAAACAGCTTACATTTTCAG GTAGCTGAAAGGGCCCTTTTCCTTTGGAACAATGACCACATTGTGAACTTGATTGCACATAACCGGCAAGTGATCCTGTCCATCATATTTCCAGCTTTAGATAGGAATGTTCAAAGCCATTGGAACCCGGCAGTTGTGAACCTAACGCACAATATTAGGAAGATGTTCTTGGAGATGGATGAGAAGCTCTTCATTTCTTGTCATAATCACTTTAAGGAGGAAGAAGCAATCTTGACCTCTGCAGCAGAGAAGCGGAAGGAGGCATGGGAACAACTAGAGCATGCCGCCAGTCTCAGGCCTGTTATTGGAAATACTGCAGTGTTAGTCTCCTGA
- the LOC137813363 gene encoding cyclin-A2-2-like isoform X2 → MMDKENAVIGGRVTRAMARALREVSASSRPCFKKQRKSKLEKSSRAALTDVTNEYRKPQLNNSAASNSQTRGGHRKPNTKGASNVSMQVLSTRDVRAKSAKDLSAVSMVQSHDVVFAERLEDRELVQPSMSVMAGPLLSMQDSVESDELLGSPNKEKLKHSDGLGIVDIDSVELKDPQVWSSYAPDIYNNIFVREFEKRLTDYMGELQKDITPSMRAILIDWLVEVSEEYKLVPDTLYLTVNLIDRFLSQSLIQKQGLQLLGVTCMLIASKYEEICAPRVEEFCFITDNTYTKAEVLRMESEVLNLLHFQLSVPTAKTFLRRFILAAQYSCKVSYVEVEFLANYLAELTLVEYSFSQFRPSLVAASAVLIARWTLNQSEHPWNSTMEHYTNYRVSELKTTVLALADLQLNTKGCPLNAIRDKYKQQKFMSVANLSPKPVQSLFEAEV, encoded by the exons ATGATGGATAAAGAGAATGCTGTAATAGGTGGTCGAGTGACGCGAGCAATGGCTAGAGCTTTGAGAGAGGTCTCTGCCTCTTCGAGACCGTGCTTTAAGAAACAACGCAAAAGCAAATTGGAGAAGAGCAGTAGAGCCGCACTGACGGATGTAACCAATGAATACAGAAAACCGCAGCTCAATAACAGTGCTGCTTCCAATTCTCAG ACAAGAGGAGGCCATAGGAAGCCAAACACAAAGGGAGCTTCCAATGTCTCCATGCAAGTTTTGTCAACTCGAGATGTTCGAGCAAAGTCAGCAAAAGATTTATCCGCAGTATCGATGGTACAGTCACATGACGTTGTTTTTGCTGAAAGGCTGGAAGACAGAGAGCTAGTGCAACCTTCTATGTCTGTCATGGCAGGTCCCCTGCTTTCAATGCAGGACTCTGTGGAATCTGATGAACTCCTTGGCTCTCCGAACAAAg AGAAACTAAAACATTCGGATGGTTTGGGCATTGTGGACATTGATTCAGTGGAGTTAAAGGATCCTCAAGTTTGGAGTTCATATGCCCCTGATATATACAATAATATATTTGTCAGAGAG TTTGAAAAGAGACTAACCGATTACATGGGCGAGCTGCAAAAAGATATCACTCCGAGCATGCGCGCAATTCTGATTGATTGGCTTGTGGAG GTTTCTGAGGAATATAAGTTAGTTCCAGATACTCTTTACCTTACTGTGAATCTCATTGATCGGTTTctttctcaaagtttgattcaGAAACAGGGACTCCAGTTGCTGGGTGTTACTTGCATGCTGATTGCATC AAAGTATGAAGAGATTTGTGCTCCTCGAGTGGAAGAATTTTGCTTCATCACAGATAATACGTACACAAAGGCAGAG GTATTGAGAATGGAGAGTGAGGTTCTAAATCTGTTGCATTTTCAATTATCTGTTCCCACCGCTAAAACATTTCTCAG GAGGTTCATCCTTGCAGCACAATATTCTTGTAAG GTTTCTTATGTTGAAGTGGAATTTCTGGCAAATTATTTAGCAGAACTCACTCTTGTTGAATACAGCTTCTCGCAGTTTCGACCTTCCTTGGTAGCTGCCTCTGCTGTATTAATAGCCAGATGGACCCTCAACCAGTCAGAACATCCATGG AATTCAACTATGGAACACTATACAAATTACAGAGTGTCAGAACTTAAAACTACTGTCCTTGCACTGGCAGATTTGCAACTTAATACCAAAGGCTGTCCTCTGAATGCTATACGTGACAAATATAAACAGCAGAAG TTCATGAGTGTGGCAAATTTGTCTCCAAAACCAGTGCAGTCACTTTTTGAGGCCGAAGTATAA
- the LOC137813363 gene encoding cyclin-A2-2-like isoform X1 → MMDKENAVIGGRVTRAMARALREVSASSRPCFKKQRKSKLEKSSRAALTDVTNEYRKPQLNNSAASNSQTRGGHRKPNTKGASNVSMQVLSTRDVRAKSAKDLSAVSMVQSHDVVFAERLEDRELVQPSMSVMAGPLLSMQDSVESDELLGSPNKDIDMISEKLKHSDGLGIVDIDSVELKDPQVWSSYAPDIYNNIFVREFEKRLTDYMGELQKDITPSMRAILIDWLVEVSEEYKLVPDTLYLTVNLIDRFLSQSLIQKQGLQLLGVTCMLIASKYEEICAPRVEEFCFITDNTYTKAEVLRMESEVLNLLHFQLSVPTAKTFLRRFILAAQYSCKVSYVEVEFLANYLAELTLVEYSFSQFRPSLVAASAVLIARWTLNQSEHPWNSTMEHYTNYRVSELKTTVLALADLQLNTKGCPLNAIRDKYKQQKFMSVANLSPKPVQSLFEAEV, encoded by the exons ATGATGGATAAAGAGAATGCTGTAATAGGTGGTCGAGTGACGCGAGCAATGGCTAGAGCTTTGAGAGAGGTCTCTGCCTCTTCGAGACCGTGCTTTAAGAAACAACGCAAAAGCAAATTGGAGAAGAGCAGTAGAGCCGCACTGACGGATGTAACCAATGAATACAGAAAACCGCAGCTCAATAACAGTGCTGCTTCCAATTCTCAG ACAAGAGGAGGCCATAGGAAGCCAAACACAAAGGGAGCTTCCAATGTCTCCATGCAAGTTTTGTCAACTCGAGATGTTCGAGCAAAGTCAGCAAAAGATTTATCCGCAGTATCGATGGTACAGTCACATGACGTTGTTTTTGCTGAAAGGCTGGAAGACAGAGAGCTAGTGCAACCTTCTATGTCTGTCATGGCAGGTCCCCTGCTTTCAATGCAGGACTCTGTGGAATCTGATGAACTCCTTGGCTCTCCGAACAAAg ATATTGATATGATTTCAGAGAAACTAAAACATTCGGATGGTTTGGGCATTGTGGACATTGATTCAGTGGAGTTAAAGGATCCTCAAGTTTGGAGTTCATATGCCCCTGATATATACAATAATATATTTGTCAGAGAG TTTGAAAAGAGACTAACCGATTACATGGGCGAGCTGCAAAAAGATATCACTCCGAGCATGCGCGCAATTCTGATTGATTGGCTTGTGGAG GTTTCTGAGGAATATAAGTTAGTTCCAGATACTCTTTACCTTACTGTGAATCTCATTGATCGGTTTctttctcaaagtttgattcaGAAACAGGGACTCCAGTTGCTGGGTGTTACTTGCATGCTGATTGCATC AAAGTATGAAGAGATTTGTGCTCCTCGAGTGGAAGAATTTTGCTTCATCACAGATAATACGTACACAAAGGCAGAG GTATTGAGAATGGAGAGTGAGGTTCTAAATCTGTTGCATTTTCAATTATCTGTTCCCACCGCTAAAACATTTCTCAG GAGGTTCATCCTTGCAGCACAATATTCTTGTAAG GTTTCTTATGTTGAAGTGGAATTTCTGGCAAATTATTTAGCAGAACTCACTCTTGTTGAATACAGCTTCTCGCAGTTTCGACCTTCCTTGGTAGCTGCCTCTGCTGTATTAATAGCCAGATGGACCCTCAACCAGTCAGAACATCCATGG AATTCAACTATGGAACACTATACAAATTACAGAGTGTCAGAACTTAAAACTACTGTCCTTGCACTGGCAGATTTGCAACTTAATACCAAAGGCTGTCCTCTGAATGCTATACGTGACAAATATAAACAGCAGAAG TTCATGAGTGTGGCAAATTTGTCTCCAAAACCAGTGCAGTCACTTTTTGAGGCCGAAGTATAA